The Verrucomicrobiia bacterium DNA window CGGCGACGCCCTCCTCGCCCGCGCCTTCGAAATCGCCACCCATGCCCGCGGCTGGCCCCGCTACGATCACCGCGTCATCACCCTCGAACTCGCCAAAGCCGCCGGCTCCCTCGAGCTGGTTGCCGGCCAGGCGGCCGACCTCGAGGCCGAAGGCCAGCGCATCTCCCCCGCCCAGTTGCGTTACATCCACGAACGCAAAACCAGCGCCCTCCTCTGCTGCTCCGTCCGCCTCGGCGGCATGAGCGCCAATTGCACCCCCGCCCAGCTCGCCGCCCTCACCGACTTCGGCTACCATGTCGGCCTCGCCTTCCAGGTCATTGACGACATCCTCGATGTCACCCAAAGCAGCGAAAAACTGGGCAAAACCGCCGGCAAAGACCTCACCGCCCAAAAAGCCACCTACCCCTCCATCGTCGGCCTCGAAAAATCCCGCCAAATCGCCCGACGCCTCACCCAACGCGCCTTCGCCGCCCTCAAGCCGTTCAAAGGCCGCGCCGTGGCCCTCGAAGCCCTCGCGGAATTTTTGCTCAAACGCGACCGCTGAACCCCTCCACCCACCGCCCCAGGCCTCTTCCCCGCGTTTGCGTTCGGCCCCTTTCGCGTGTAGGCTTAAACGCACGAATGCGTGGAACTTTTCTGCTCCTGTGGTGCTGTGCAGCCCTCGGGCTGTCCAGTCTCGCCCCTCTTTTTGCCTTTTTCCCCCCTGAAAACGAGCCGCCCCCCAGTGTGGACCGCCGCCTCGAAGCCCGGCGCGCCCTCGCCCGCCAGGCCCTGCCGCCCGAAGACAAAACCCCGGCCCCGCCCAACGCCCGCGTCACCTACGATGAGCTGCTCCAAACCCCTAAGTTCATCCTCCCGGAACACGGTTTCCTGACCGAACCCTTGGAATCCACCCCGCCGCCCGCGGCCCCCGGACTCACCCGCGCCGCCCTCCCCCCGCCACCCGACCCCCATGCCCCCGTCAAAGTCTTCCTCGCCCGTCATGCCGCCTTCTTCAAGCATGGCCCGGAGATCCTCGACACCACCCGCCTCGAACGCGACTACATCACCCCTCACAACGGCCAGCGCACCGTCGTCTGGCAGCAACAACTGGACGGCCTCGATGTCTTCGGCGCA harbors:
- a CDS encoding polyprenyl synthetase family protein, producing the protein MASRNQTPASSAPAPFNLGAFLDSCTEQVNRGLDRFLPKATCKPATLHQAMRYSLFAGGKRMRPALCFAAAQACGGQLEDALPLACAVECIHTYSLIHDDLPAMDNDDFRRGKPTNHKVFGEAMAILAGDALLARAFEIATHARGWPRYDHRVITLELAKAAGSLELVAGQAADLEAEGQRISPAQLRYIHERKTSALLCCSVRLGGMSANCTPAQLAALTDFGYHVGLAFQVIDDILDVTQSSEKLGKTAGKDLTAQKATYPSIVGLEKSRQIARRLTQRAFAALKPFKGRAVALEALAEFLLKRDR